In a genomic window of Telopea speciosissima isolate NSW1024214 ecotype Mountain lineage chromosome 5, Tspe_v1, whole genome shotgun sequence:
- the LOC122663019 gene encoding uncharacterized protein LOC122663019 yields MWGRNLLITPDDLYLPSAFWLEFPCTNSIAEYEACAIDLETTMTLEIKKLRVYGDSSTVICQTQGKWKMKDEKLKLYQEHLENLIKSFEEITFEYLPRDSNRFVDALATSASVVECNPETQVCPFLVDRRYKPTYEESVNALTTDGRTWFTSIIDFIKERKYPLNSTIAEQKWLQKQAAQFILQGNLLYKRSYDRKF; encoded by the coding sequence ATGTGGGGCAGGAATTTGTTGATAACCCCAGATGATCTTTATTTGCCATCTGCATTCTGGCTAGAATTCCCTTGCACCAACAGCATTGCAGAATATGAAGCATGTGCGATCGACCTCGAAACTACCATGACATTAGAGATCAAGAAGCTAAGAGTCTATGGGGACTCGTCAACAGTGAtttgtcaaactcaagggaagtggaaaatgaaggatgagaagttgaagctcTACCAAGAACATTTGGAGAACTTGATCAAGAGCTTCGAAGAGATCACCTTCGAGTATTTGCCAAGGGACAGTAACAGATTTGTCGACGCCTTAGCTACTTCGGCATCAGTGGTCGAATGCAATCCAGAAACTCAAGTCTGCCCATTCTTGGTGGATAGGAGGTATAAACCAACATATGAAGAGTCAGTAAATGCTCTGACAACTGATGGGAGGACGTGGTTCACATCCATCATCGatttcatcaaagaaaggaAATATCCTCTGAATTCCACGATAGCTGAACAAAAGTGGTTGCAGAAGCAAGCCGCGCAGTTTATACTTCAAGGCAACCTGCTATACAAGAGATCTTATGACCGTAAATTCTAG
- the LOC122661178 gene encoding NAC domain-containing protein 92-like: MVTDTGKSREMGEVNKEEKLPPGFRFHPTDEELITYYLINKISDANFTGKAIADADLNKCEPWDLPGKAKMGEKEWYFFSLRDRKYPTGVRTNRATNSGYWKTTGKDKEIFNSVTSELVGMKKTLVFYRGRAPRGEKTNWVMHEYRLHSKTTFRSSKDEWVVCRVFQKSAGVKKYPSNPTRNNPYNLEMGPSVMPQFMPTDTYHFPIGRNYVGNPDLAELARVLRVSNSGTIPVQSHLNYPGCFTISGLNLNLGGSTQPVYRPMPPPPPTMNQQPLATEASSSMLANGMLTTDHTGFGQEIPASGHGRFQNIDQVAVDLENYWPSY, encoded by the exons ATGGTCACAGACACAGGCAAGAGTAGAGAAATGGGAGAGGTTAATAAGGAGGAGAAATTGCCACCAGGATTTCGATTTCATCCAACGGATGAAGAACTCATTACATATTATCTTATCAACAAGATCTCTGATGCAAATTTCACTGGAAAAGCAATAGCTGATGCTGATCTTAACAAATGCGAACCGTGGGATCTTCCAG GGAAGGCAAAAATGGGAGAGAAAGAGTGGTATTTTTTCAGCCTTCGAGATCGAAAATACCCAACTGGAGTACGAACAAACCGTGCCACAAATTCTGGTTACTGGAAGACAACAGGGAAGGACAAGGAGATTTTCAATAGTGTTACCTCAGAGTTGGTTGGGATGAAGAAAACATTGGTTTTCTATAGAGGGAGAGCTCCTAGAGGAGAGAAAACCAACTGGGTCATGCATGAATACCGGCTCCACTCCAAGACAACCTTCAGAAGTTCAAAG gATGAATGGGTTGTTTGCCGAGTCTTTCAGAAGAGTGCTGGAGTGAAGAAGTACCCTTCCAACCCAACAAGAAATAATCCATACAACCTTGAAATGGGTCCAAGTGTCATGCCACAATTCATGCCAACTGACACGTATCACTTCCCTATTGGAAGAAACTACGTAGGCAACCCTGACCTCGCAGAGCTTGCAAGGGTCTTAAGGGTCTCAAATAGTGGAACCATTCCAGTTCAATCTCACTTGAACTACCCAGGGTGTTTTACAATATCTGGTTTAAATTTGAACCTTGGAGGGTCAACACAGCCAGTGTACAGGccaatgccaccaccaccaccaacgaTGAACCAACAACCTCTGGCCACCGAAGCATCTTCATCCATGTTGGCCAATGGCATGCTTACAACTGATCACACTGGCTTCGGTCAAGAAATTCCAGCTTCTGGCCATGGTAGGTTCCAAAACATAGACCAGGTTGCTGTGGATCTTGAGAACTACTGGCCTTCATACTAA